One Nicotiana tomentosiformis chromosome 4, ASM39032v3, whole genome shotgun sequence genomic window carries:
- the LOC138909171 gene encoding uncharacterized protein, which yields MTKRHFSSKGNRASDKLELIHCDLCGPMNIQARGGFEYFVTFTHDYSKYGYIYLLRHKSECFEKFKEFKTETEKRHDKYIKTLRTDRGANVLKRKADKLESRKEVCIFIGYPKGTKGGLFYCPKEKKIIVTANARFLEEDYLINYIPRSKLVLQELSNGITNDSSLERIPEASIDIPLHYCSGRNVNKPQNAQEQVHVISLPQRSGSNVEQSHIVEQTEIVVQPTLQEEVNDIPAPQGVENNIEALVLENDVVIQQQNLTIPVVTSRSERIIKKPLRFALLGESYDRIPKEPNTEPLNYDEAL from the exons ATGACCAAGAGACATTTTTCCTCAAAAGGAAATAGAGCCAGCGATAAGTTAGAATTAATTCACTGTGATTTGTGTGGCCCTATGAATATACAAGCAAGAGgtggttttgagtattttgtgactttcacaCATGATTACTCAAAATATGGATACATTTATCTGTTGCGCCATAAGTCTGAATGCTTTgagaaatttaaagaatttaagaCGGAAACGGAGAAACGACATGATAAATATATCAAAACATTGCGAACTGATCGTGGTG CAAATGTGCTGAAAAGAAAAGCGGATAAATTAGAATCGAGAAAAGAAGTATGCATTTTTATTGGATATCCAAAAGGAACTAAAGGAGGTTTATTTTATTGTCCCAAAGAAAAGAAGATAATTGTTACGGCAAATGCCAGATTTTTAGAAGAGGACTATTTAATAAACTATATTCCTAGAAGTAAACTAGTTTTACAGGAACTAAGTAATGGAATAACTAATGACTCATCTCTGGAACGTATTCCGGAAGCCAGTATTGACATACCACTGCATTATTGTAGTGGGAGAAATGTCAATAAGCCGCAGAATGCACAAGAGCAAGTGCATGTCATTTCACTACCCCAAAGAAGTGGGAGTAATGTTGAGCAATCTCATATTGTTGAGCAAACTGAAATTGTTGTGCAACCTACACTTCAGGAAGAAGTTAATGATATCCCAGCACCACAAGGTGTGGAGAATAATATTGAGGCTTTAGTTCTGGAAAATGATGTTGTGATTCAACAGCAAAATCTAACTATACCTGTAGTGACTAGTCGTAGTGAGAGAATTATTAAAAAACCTCTCCGATTTGCACTCTTGGGAGAATCTTATGATAGAATCCCTAAAGAGCCTAATACAGAACCTCTTAATTACGACGAAGCACTATAG